The Flammeovirga pectinis genomic interval AATTAAATTTGGTCAATTATCAACATTAAAAGTTGATACTGCACTTACATACAACAGAGCATTAAAAATTACATCAACATTAAACATTCCTTCTGACTATGAAACCTCTCAACCTTATTGGTTAGTTGAGAAACCAACTAAAGGAATGTATGTTGTAAATGACCAACAAATGATTGGAAAACCTGAAAATGACTTTCCAATTCCTGTAACAATTGAGTATACAATAAACAATACTCCTATTTCTGTTACTACTAACATTTGGCATAAGAAAATTAACCCAGCAAAAGGAGAAAGATATATTCCTTTAGCTATTACACCTCCTGTTACACTTTTATTGGATCAGTCTGTTTGGATTTTTGGCGATAACAAACCAAAAACTGTAAACGTAGATGTTTTAGCACACACAGATAATTTTGAAGGTGATATTGAAGTGTGTATTCCAAAAGGTTGGAAAATTGAACCTGCTACCAAAAAAGTAACTTTAAAGAATGTTGGAGATAAAACTCAACTTAAATTTACTTTATACCCTTCTAAAAAAGACTCTGAAGGTCTAATAACTGCAATGATTAAGTCAAACGATGGAAAAACGTATATGGATGGCTTAATTGAAATTGATTACGATCATATTTATAAACAACGCTACTTTAAAGAGGCTACATCTAAAGTGATTAAACTTGAAATGGAAAAAGGTCTTGTGAAAAATATAGGTTATATCATGGGTGCTGGAGATGCAATTCCAGAATCTTTAGAGGCAGCAGGTTATAATGTTGAAATTCTTGATCAAGAAAACATTAAACTTGATAATATTAAAAAGTACGATGCAATAATAGTAGGTATCAGAGCTTATAATGTTCTTGAAAAAATGAGATACATTCAGCCTACTCTTTTAGAATACACATACAATGGCGGAACTGTTATAGTACAATACAATACTTCTTTCAGAGTTAAAGTTGATCAGATTGGTCCTTACCCTTTAAAACTATCAAGAGATAGAATTACGGTTGAAGAAAGCCCTGTTGAAATACTTGCTAAAAATCATAAATTAGTCACTTCACCAAACAAGATTACTTTAAAAGATTTTGATGGATGGGTACAAGAAAGAGGCTTGTACTATCCTAATGAATGGAGTGAGGAATATACAGCAGTTTTAAGAATGAAAGATCCTAATGAAAAACCAGTTGATGGTGCACTCATTGTTGCAGATTATGGTAAAGGTGCTTTTATCTACTCTGGAATTTCTTGGTTTAGAGAGTTACCTTATGGTGTTTCTGGAGCATATAGACTCTTTGCAAACTTATTAGATTACAAACCATCTACTAACAACAACTAATATGAAAAATGAAAACGAAAAGCCACCTGTAGGTAAATCTTGGAAACAACTATATTACATAGTTATTGGCGAGTTAATTTTATTAATTGGTTTATTTTCTTGGTTTTCTAACGCTTTCAATTAACAGGTATGAGTATTTTAGATTGGATTGTTTTATCAAGTACGTTAGCATTTATTGTTATCTATGGTATTTGGAAAACCCGACAACAACAAGATATTAAAAGCTATTTATTAGGTAACAAAGAAGCCAAATGGTTTACTGTTGCTTTATCAATAATGGCAACGCAGGCTAGTGCTATCACATTTCTTTCTGCACCAGGACAAGCTTTTGTTGACGGAATGAGGTTTGTACAGTTTTACTTTGGACTTCCTTTAGCTATGGTTGTTCTTTCAATAACTGTCGTTCCTATTTATCATAAGATGAATGTTTATACAGCTTATGAGTATTTAGAAAAAAGGTTTGATTTACCAACAAGAACATTTACAGCAATACTTTTTCTAACACAAAGAGGTCTTGCGGCAGGTTTTACAATATTTGCCCCATCACTTATCTTATCTTCTTTATTGGGGTGGGATATTAACCTTACAAATATTGGTATTGGTGTAATTGTAACAGCTTATACAGTAATTGGTGGCACCAAAGCGGTAAACCAGACGCAGAAATTACAAATGGCTGTTATTTTTATTGGAATGCTGCTGGCAGGGGTTTTAGTTGTACAGTTAATGCCTAATGAGATTTCATTTAATAATGCACTTCATATTGCTGGGGCTTCTGGTAAACTGAATGCTATTGATTTTAAATTTGACCCTAGTAGTAAGTATAATGTTTGGTCTGGATTAATTGGAGGTTTTTTCCTTGCAATGTCTTATTTCGGAACAGATCAATCTCAAGTTCAAAGATATTTATCTGGTAGTTCTATTGCACAAAGCAGGCTTGCATTATTATTTAATGGTATAATTAAAATACCAATGCAATTCTTGATTCTATTTATTGGGGCAATGGTCTATGTTTTCTACTTTTTCAACCCTGCTCCTGTTTTATTTAATACCGTTGCACTTGATCAAGTAAAAAACAAAGTTGAAAATTACTCTTCCCTTGAAGCTAATTATCAAGAGAAATTAAAAGAAAGATCAACTATTGCTTTTGAATATGCGACTGCCTTAGATGGTAATAATGAGCAACAAATTGCCAATACTAAATCATCTTTAATAAATGCAACATCAGAAGTAGAAAAAGCTAAAGGTGTTATTATTGATGAAGTAAATTTAAAAGCGCCAGAAATTGATACAAATGATACCAATTATATCTTTTTAGGGTTTGTTATTAATTATTTACCTCAAGGATTGATAGGTCTATTAATAGCTGTTATTTTATCTGCAAGTATGTCTTCTACTTCTTCAGAAATCAATGCTCTCGCTTCTACTAGTATTATTGATATCTATAAAAGAATCATTAAAAAAGACGGAAGTGACAAGCATTATTTATATGCTTCTAAGTTAGTTAGTATTGGTTGGGGTATTTATGCAATACTCTTTGCATCCTTTGCGAATAAGCTTGGGTCTTTAATTGAGGCAGTTAATATATTAGGTTCTTTAGTCTATGGAGTAATATTAGGGATATTTATGATTGCTTTTTACTTAAAACGTATAAATGCAAAACCAACATTTTATGCTGCAATTATTTCTGAGGGGATAATTATTTATCTCTTCTTGTTTACGGAAGTACCTTTCCTTTGGTACAATGTAATTGGTTGCTTATCAGTAATAATACTTGGGTTATTATTCTCTAAATTAATTCCAGATGAAACAGAAATATAAACAGATTGTAATAGATTAATTTAATAGAATATTCTATTTGAAAATATTGTAAGTAGAAAACAATACACTACATTATTAGAAGATATAAAAATTGATAACTTTGTAGGCAAAATATTATAATTATAATTTTAGTAAAAAAATGGCATCAGCATTAAAGAGTCTTAGTGAATACACAAAGAAGAAAAATATTGATATTTCAGAAAAAAAATTCGCAGTTGTAATTTCTGAGTACAACCCAAAAATAACTGAATCATTATACGGAGCGGTTATAGAGACTTTACTTAAAGAGGGTGCTAAAGAAGCAAACATATATAGAGAAGATGTTCCTGGTGCATTTGAGTTAACTTTTGGTGCTCAATTAATGGCTGAAGAAGAAGACATTGATGCTGTAATTTGTTTAGGATGTGTAATCCAAGGCGAAACAAAGCATTTTGATTTTATTTGTGATGCTGTAGCACATGGTGTAACAAACGTTTCTTTAAAGTATAATAAGCCAGTAATATTTGGTCTATTAACACCAAATACAGAGCAACAAGCATTTGACCGTGCTGGCGGAAAACATGGTAACAAGGGTGTTGAAGCTGCTGTTGCTGCGATCAAGATGCTTGGCATGAAGAAATAAAAAAAGAAGAGGTATACTTAAGAAATTGAGTATACCTTTTTATATATAAAATAAATAAGACGAAATCGTCAATCTTTATTTAATCACATATGTGGAAAAAAATATCTGAGTTTATTCTAGGTAATAGAATAGCAATTCTAGTTTTTATTGGTGTCTCAACCTTATTTATGGGGTATCAAGCTAAAGATGTAAAATGGTCGTATCAATACATCAGAATTATTCCTGACCACGATCCTGACATGGTCAATTTTAATAGATTTCAAGAACTGTTTGGTGAAGATGCATCTAATTTCGTTTTAGGAATTAAAGATGATAAGCTATTCCAACTTGAAAACTTTAAAAAGTTTATGGAATTAGGTAATGAGATAAAACAATTAGATGGTATTACATCTGTTTTATCTTTGGCTAATGCTCCAAACGTTGTTGCTAATAGACAAGAACAAAAATTTGATATAGAACAATTTTTCAAGGACCCTCCTAGTACACAGGCTGAATTAGACAGTATTCTTGATAAAGTTGAAACTATAAAAGCCTATAAAAATAGGTTAATTAGTGAAAATAAGGCCACTGCAATGGTTATTAGTATGGATCCAGTAATTCTGAATTCAAAGGACCGTACTAAAGTTATGAAACGCCTTGAGGCAAAAGCTGTAGACTTTGAAAAGGAAACAGGTATTCACCTCTATTATGCAGGTATGCCTTATGTTCGTTCAATTATGGCTGATAAAGTCAAAGCTGAAACGATAAAATTTTTAGCAATTTCTATTGGTGTAGTAGCCTTAGTACTATTCCTATTCTTCCGTTCATTCTCCCCTGTATTTTTCCCATTAATGGTAATATGCATTGTGATTGTTTGGATTATGGGTACACTAGCGCTTCTAAATTATCAGATAACTATTTTAACAGGGTTATTACCACCCGTTTTAGTAGTAATTGGTATTCCCAACTGTATCTACTTATTGAATAAATATCATCAAGAATATGCTACAGGTAAAAATAAAGTTGAAGCTTTAGGTTATATCATTAAAAAGATTGGTGTTGTTACTCTAATTACGAATACAACTACTGCAATCGGATTTATGGTACTGATTACAACAGGTATAACAGCAATGCAAGAATTTGGTATAGTTGCAGGTATTAATATTGCTGTTACTTTCCTTATTAGTATTTCATTTATTCCAATTGTATTTTCTTACTTACCTGCTCCAGATGTTAAACATTTAAAGCACCTTGATTTTAAACCAACTGCATGGTTAATACATCAATTAGAGATGCTTGTTTTACACCATAGAGGTATTGTTTATGGGTTTACTACTTTAATGGTAGCTGTTTCCATTTATGGTAGCTACCAAGTTACTGCAGAAGCATATATGGTAGATGATTTACCAGAAGATTACCATGTTAAACAAGATTTAAGATTCTTTGAAACAGAATTTAAAGGTGTCATGCCTCTTGAAATTGTTGTAAATACTCAACGTAAAAAAGGATATTTAAAGAAAGGAACTCTTGGGAAAGTAGAACAAATTGAAAACTTTGTCTCTTCATTACCTGAAGTATCTCCTCCTATATCAATAAATACATTCTTGAAAGCAGGTAATCAAGCGTTTCATGGTGGTGACTCAACCTATTTTAAGCTTCCTAACAGAAGTGAGACATCATACATAATGAAATACGCTAGAAATAGCACCGATGATAATGCATCAGACTTAAGTAATTCTATGGTCGACTCAACAGGTCAATACATTAGAGTTAGTATGAATATGGCTGATATTGGTTCTATTAGAATGGAAAACCTTGTTGATAGTGTAATCCGTCCTAAACTAGCTGAAATAGTGAAAGGAACAGATTTAGAACCGATGGTTACAGGCTCTACTCTTATTTTTATTAAAGGAAATGATTTCTTAATAAAAAACTTAAAACAGAGTATGCTTATAGCATTCTTCTTAATTGCTGTGATTATGGGTACCTTATTTGGTAACTTAAGAATCATAATTATTTCGTTAATACCCAATATTATCCCGCTATTGTTTACACTTGGGTTAATGGGCTTCTTAGGTATTCCTTTAAAACCAAGTACCGCAATTGTGTTTAGTATTGCTTTCGGTATTTCTGTAGATGATTCTATTCACTTCCTTGCAAAGTACCGTCAAGAAATAGTACTTCATAATTTTAATATGAAGAAAGCAATAATTATGGCTTTAAGAGAAACAGGATCTAGTATGTTGTATACATCGATTGTACTTTTCTGTGGATTTGCCATTTTTATGGGTTCTACTTTTGGAGCAACTCAAGCTTTAGGTCTTTTAACGTCTGTTACTCTGATTGTAGCAATGACTACTAACCTTACACTCTTACCTTGTTTATTGTATACTTTTGATACTACTAAACAAGATATGAACCCTATGATTGAAGGTATGGATCATTTCTACTTTGAAGATGAAGACGAAGAGATTGACTTAGGAAAAATCAATGTCAATGACAATAAATAAAATTGTCTAGTCAATCAATATAAAAAACATGAGTCATCCCTTAAATATTGGATTAAACCTGTAAATGATCTCACAACAGGATTTCCATTGATTTAAAATGACAGAAAAAGCTTTACGAAGTCTGTAGAAAGGAGATTTACTTTTCTTTGAACCAAAAATGGGGGTATATATGTTGATTAAACGTTCTACATAATGCCTCCTTTTTTGTATTATTTCCATTAAAAACTCATAAATAAGTAGGGCTATATAGAAGAGTTTTAATCGATTTTCCCATCCTTGAACTCTTATTGATTGTAAGCCAATTTCTGCTTTACAACACCTAAACATTTCTTCTACTTCCCATCTTTTCATATATGAAAAAAGCATTTCCCATGCAGTCTTTTTTGTATCTATATCAAGGTTGGTAAGTATGTAAATAGGAGATCCTGCTCTTTTATATTCTCTGACTACAATTAACGTATACATCTGATCTCCCATTTCAGGATGTTGTACTTTTTTCCATGAAATAAGCCTTCTAGTATACTTATTACGTTCTTTGTCATAAGTAAATTTGAAGCTCTTATTCTTCATTCCTTTGGTAATATTGTAGGTTAATCGTTTGCCTTTTTCGTCAATTAAAAATCTCTTTCCAATCCAACGAACTAAAAATTGTTGATCAAATTCTTGAGCGAATTCTAAAAGAGTACAATTCGCATATCCTCTGTCAAATACATGTAAAACAGCTTTTTTAGATTGATTACGGATAGTTTTGAAACCATTCCATATAAAATTAGACAACCATTCTTTAAAAACACCAACCCTAGAATAAATATTAAATTCAAAAAGAGATGCTCTTTCATTCAAGGCCGTAAGTACTACTCCTTCTACTTTAAACCCAGGGACATTGATAAAACCTTTGACAGGAGAATTATAATAACCAGGTTTAATTCTTGTAAGTCTTTTGGCTTTACTACTGATAACCGCTGACAACCCTTCCAGGTATGTTGACTCATGTTTTTCCAGAACAGATCCATCCCAAATTAAAAGTGGTCGAATATTTTTTTCTTCCATCATTTTAATACGATCTAAACTTCTATTTCTAAAAAAATCAGCAATTAAATCAGTACTCCAATTTTTACTTCGTATTAGGTTACCAATTCTCTTAACTCCAGCTTTACCATGAGTACTACCAGCTAGTAGTGTACCCAATTCTGTCAGTAGAAGTGATTTTGTACTATTCCGATTTTCTAGTAAGCAATGAAATAACTCTTGAAAAGTCTTTACCAAACGTAAATCAACAGTCTGATGAAGACTAGAGAGTAGCGATGATAAGAAATAGTCAGTTTGATGAAGAAGATAGGTTAATGGTGTAGATTTTTTACAATCTAAGATTTTTAGTAAATTAAAGGATGAATAAGCCATTGGAATAATAGTTATAGTTGTTTAGTATTTACAATAACTATTTTTTGGCTTATAAATAAAAATGAGTCACCCCTTATTATTAAAATTATATAATTAAGGGATGACTCATGTTTTTGTTTCAATAATTATTATCAAGATTATGAATAAGATTCAAAATTCTTTTAATTAATTACCTATTAAAAGTGTTTCCAACCTTGTGCTGTTAATGGTAATGTTTGTTCACCCTCTGTAAACAATCTAGCACCATTCTCTGCTTCATCAATATATCCGATAAAGAATACATTAGCATTCTTTTCTAATTTTGAAAAATCTTCTTGCTTAATTGTAAACAAGAGTTCATAATCTTCTCCTCCATTTAATGCAGGTGTTTTAGAAGCGATTTTAAACTCATGTGCAACATCAAAAGTATCTTGGTCAATAGGCAGTTTATCTTCATACACCACAGCTCCAACATTAGATGCTTTACAGATATGCAATACTTCAGAAGCTACACCGTCTGAAACAT includes:
- a CDS encoding PIG-L family deacetylase codes for the protein MKFLRLTPLFIFITSILSFGQTPKNGPTDVAQIIQDINHLNTLGSVMYFAAHPDDENQRVIGYFARYKGYETAYTALTRGDGGQNLIGKEIREGLGILRSQELIEARKVDGGNQFFSRANDFGYSKNPEETLSVWNKDQVLADAVWNIRKFRPDIIITRFSPDRGGRTHGHHTTSAIIAVEAFKAAADPKMFPEQLEFVSVWQPKRVIWNTNTWFFRGKGESFDPTKYVSIECGEYIPVLGKSVGEIAMAARSKHKCQGFGAELQRGSNSEYFKLLDGDEMRTSPMEGVDTSWERVENADKVAKLIKKLQQEFNPTQPNLSINTLVDIKKELSILDQKDYWVIKKSKTVDNLILLCSGMWIEALSPTETIAVGDSLKVEVSSINRSATNIVLKEIKFGQLSTLKVDTALTYNRALKITSTLNIPSDYETSQPYWLVEKPTKGMYVVNDQQMIGKPENDFPIPVTIEYTINNTPISVTTNIWHKKINPAKGERYIPLAITPPVTLLLDQSVWIFGDNKPKTVNVDVLAHTDNFEGDIEVCIPKGWKIEPATKKVTLKNVGDKTQLKFTLYPSKKDSEGLITAMIKSNDGKTYMDGLIEIDYDHIYKQRYFKEATSKVIKLEMEKGLVKNIGYIMGAGDAIPESLEAAGYNVEILDQENIKLDNIKKYDAIIVGIRAYNVLEKMRYIQPTLLEYTYNGGTVIVQYNTSFRVKVDQIGPYPLKLSRDRITVEESPVEILAKNHKLVTSPNKITLKDFDGWVQERGLYYPNEWSEEYTAVLRMKDPNEKPVDGALIVADYGKGAFIYSGISWFRELPYGVSGAYRLFANLLDYKPSTNNN
- a CDS encoding efflux RND transporter permease subunit, giving the protein MWKKISEFILGNRIAILVFIGVSTLFMGYQAKDVKWSYQYIRIIPDHDPDMVNFNRFQELFGEDASNFVLGIKDDKLFQLENFKKFMELGNEIKQLDGITSVLSLANAPNVVANRQEQKFDIEQFFKDPPSTQAELDSILDKVETIKAYKNRLISENKATAMVISMDPVILNSKDRTKVMKRLEAKAVDFEKETGIHLYYAGMPYVRSIMADKVKAETIKFLAISIGVVALVLFLFFRSFSPVFFPLMVICIVIVWIMGTLALLNYQITILTGLLPPVLVVIGIPNCIYLLNKYHQEYATGKNKVEALGYIIKKIGVVTLITNTTTAIGFMVLITTGITAMQEFGIVAGINIAVTFLISISFIPIVFSYLPAPDVKHLKHLDFKPTAWLIHQLEMLVLHHRGIVYGFTTLMVAVSIYGSYQVTAEAYMVDDLPEDYHVKQDLRFFETEFKGVMPLEIVVNTQRKKGYLKKGTLGKVEQIENFVSSLPEVSPPISINTFLKAGNQAFHGGDSTYFKLPNRSETSYIMKYARNSTDDNASDLSNSMVDSTGQYIRVSMNMADIGSIRMENLVDSVIRPKLAEIVKGTDLEPMVTGSTLIFIKGNDFLIKNLKQSMLIAFFLIAVIMGTLFGNLRIIIISLIPNIIPLLFTLGLMGFLGIPLKPSTAIVFSIAFGISVDDSIHFLAKYRQEIVLHNFNMKKAIIMALRETGSSMLYTSIVLFCGFAIFMGSTFGATQALGLLTSVTLIVAMTTNLTLLPCLLYTFDTTKQDMNPMIEGMDHFYFEDEDEEIDLGKINVNDNK
- a CDS encoding sodium:solute symporter, which codes for MSILDWIVLSSTLAFIVIYGIWKTRQQQDIKSYLLGNKEAKWFTVALSIMATQASAITFLSAPGQAFVDGMRFVQFYFGLPLAMVVLSITVVPIYHKMNVYTAYEYLEKRFDLPTRTFTAILFLTQRGLAAGFTIFAPSLILSSLLGWDINLTNIGIGVIVTAYTVIGGTKAVNQTQKLQMAVIFIGMLLAGVLVVQLMPNEISFNNALHIAGASGKLNAIDFKFDPSSKYNVWSGLIGGFFLAMSYFGTDQSQVQRYLSGSSIAQSRLALLFNGIIKIPMQFLILFIGAMVYVFYFFNPAPVLFNTVALDQVKNKVENYSSLEANYQEKLKERSTIAFEYATALDGNNEQQIANTKSSLINATSEVEKAKGVIIDEVNLKAPEIDTNDTNYIFLGFVINYLPQGLIGLLIAVILSASMSSTSSEINALASTSIIDIYKRIIKKDGSDKHYLYASKLVSIGWGIYAILFASFANKLGSLIEAVNILGSLVYGVILGIFMIAFYLKRINAKPTFYAAIISEGIIIYLFLFTEVPFLWYNVIGCLSVIILGLLFSKLIPDETEI
- the ribH gene encoding 6,7-dimethyl-8-ribityllumazine synthase; amino-acid sequence: MASALKSLSEYTKKKNIDISEKKFAVVISEYNPKITESLYGAVIETLLKEGAKEANIYREDVPGAFELTFGAQLMAEEEDIDAVICLGCVIQGETKHFDFICDAVAHGVTNVSLKYNKPVIFGLLTPNTEQQAFDRAGGKHGNKGVEAAVAAIKMLGMKK